Within Gammaproteobacteria bacterium, the genomic segment GCTGCCCACGTTGCGCGGGTTTTCGTAGTGGTCGATGACTTTGTCGCTATAGGCCATGGGGTCCTCCGTTGTTCAGTTGGGGCGGCAGCTCAGTGCGCCACCCATTCGACGCTTTTCAGGTCGATGCCTTCTTTGTACATGTCCCACAGGGGGGAGAGTTCGCGCAGCTTGAGCACGGCGCGGCGCACGTGGTCGATGGTGTAGTCGATCTCTTCCACCGTGGTGTAGCGCCCGATGCTGAAGCGGATGGAGCTGTGCGCCAGTTCGTCGTCGCGCCCCAGGGCGCGCAGCACGTAGCTGGGCTCGAGGCTGGCCGAGGTGCAGGCCGAGCCGCTGGAGACGGCGATGTCCTTGAGCGCCATGATCAGGCTTTCCCCTTCCACGAAGTTGAAGCTGAGGTTGAGGATACCGGGCACGTGATGCTCCGGGTGGCCGTTGAGGTAGACCTCTTCGAGGTCGTTCAGCCCGGCATGCAGGCGGTTGCGCAGCATGCGGATGCGTTCGGCTTCGGTGCCCATTTCTTCGCGCGCGATGCGGAAGGCTTCGCCCATACCGACGATCTGGTGGGTGGCGAGGGTGCCGGAGCGCATGCCGCGTTCGTGGCCGCCGCCGTGCATCTGGGCTTCCAGGCGCACGCGCGGTTTGCGGCGCACGTACAGAGCGCCGATACCCTTGGGACCATAGACCTTGTGCCCGGACAGGCTCAGCAGGTCGACGTTGAGCTGGGACAGGTCGATCGGCACCTTGCCGGCGCTTTGCGCGGCGTCGACGTGGAACAGGATGCCGCGGGAACGGGTCAGTTCGCCGATGGCGGCGATGTCCTGGATGACGCCCATCTCGTTGTTGACGTGCATCACGGACACCAGCACGGTGTCCTCACGCAGCGCCGATTCCAGCGCCCCCAGGTCGACCAGTCCGTCGGGCTGAGGATCGAGGTAGGTAACCTCATAGCCTTCGCGCTCGAGCTGGCGACAGGTGTCGAGCACTGCCTTGTGTTCGGTCTTGACGGTGACCAGGTGCTTGCCCTTTTTCTGGTAGAAGTGGGCCGCCCCCTTGAGCGCCAGGTTGTCGCTCTCGGTGGCTCCGCTGGTGAATACGATCTCCTTGGCGTCGGCCCCGATCAGCGCCGCGATCTCGGCACGCGCCGCTTCCACCGCCTCCTCGGCCTTCCAGCCGAAGGCGTGGCTGCGCGAGGCCGGGTTGCCGTACTCACCCGAGCGCGTCAGGTAGCCCCACATCCGCTCCGCCACCCGTTCGTCCACCGGCGTGGTCGCCGCATAGTCCAAGTAAATCGGTAGGTTGAGGTCGTCGGTCATGCTGATTCCTTATGGCAAATCATGTTTGAAGTCGATACTCAGGCTTCGGCGTGCGCGGATTCGATAGGGATGTGCCGATTGTTCTGCGCTTCCTGACGGGCAGCAACCTCCTGAACGCCCTTGCGGGCCATCAGTTCGCCCAGGGAAATCCCGGACAGGAAATTGTAGATCTGCGCACTCAGATCCGACCACAGGTCATGCGTCAGGCACTGCTTGTGGCCCTGACAGTCGGCGGCGCCCCCGCAGCGCGTGGTATCGACGTTTTCATCCACCGCCGTAATCACCTCGGCGATGGCGATCTCGCCTGCTTCGCGGCTCAGGCTGTAGCCGCCGCCCGGTCCGCGGGTGCTCACCACCAGGCCCTTGCGGCGCAGACGGGCGAACAGCTGCTCCAGATAGGACAGCGAGATGCCCTGGCGGGAGGAAATCTCGGCCAGCGAAACGGGCCCTTTGGCACTGTGCAACGCCAAATCGAGCATCGCGGTTACGGCATAACGGCCTTTGGTTGTCAGTCGCATCCTTTTGCCCCAAAATATTGGTGATTCATCCTAACAATACTTGATCATTTTAGTCAAGTATTGTCCTCTTTGCCCTGACCTTCTCCATCGTCGTCCTCAAGCTCCGACTCGATCTTGGGAAGTCGGCTGTCATCCACCTCGACCCCCATCTTGCGCAGCGCATGCGAGGTTTCCTCCACCCGCCGGTCCAGCGCGTGAACATGGTCCAGCAGGCGGTTGAAGGCGTGCGACACCGGGTCGGGCACGTTGCGGGTCACGCCGTAGGCGTCAAAACCCAGGCGCTCGGCGAACGATTCCCGGCTCGGCGCCTCGGCGCCGGCACCGCGCACCACCCGGCCCGGAATACCGACCACGGTCGCCCCGTCCGGTACATCCTTGATCACGACGGCATTCGAGCCGATACGCGCGCCATCGCCGATGGTAATGGGCCCGAGCACCTTGGCCCCTGCCCCGATGACCACGTTCCCCACCAGGGTGGGATGACGCTTGCCCTTCTCCCAACTGGTGCCCCCCAGGGTCACGCCGTGGTACAGAGTGCAGTCGTCGCCGATCTCAGCGGTCTCGCCGATCACCACGCCCATGCCGTGATCGATAAAGAAACGGCGGCCGATGCTGGCTGCCGGATGGATTTCGATCCCGGTGTACCAGCGCGCCACATTGGCAGTGACGCGGGCCAGCCAGCGCAGCCCGGCCTCCCACAGCCAGTGGGCCAGACGGTGCATCAGCAGCGCATGGAGGCCCGGATAGGTCGTGACGACCTCGAAAACGTTCCGGGCCGCGGGGTCACGCTCGAAGACGCAGGCGATGTCTTCCTTGATGCGGGTGAACATAGGTCGTTTTATCTGGCAGCGACGGAAGGGCGGGGATTATAAGTGAGTGCGCGCAAGGCTGCAGTTCACCCTACTTCTTGTTGTGTTGAGGCAGCTTGCGGCCCTGAACCGCGGAGAGGATGCCACGCAGGATATTGACCTCGTTGCGGGTCAGCCGGGTACGGGCATACAGGCGCCGCAGCTGACGCATAAGGTGTTCGGGCGTATCCGTTTTCAGAAATCCCAGCTCGCCCAGCACGGTCTGCAGATGGTCGTAAAAGCCCTCTATGTCCTCGCTGGGCGCCAGCGGTTCGCCCAGATCCGGCACCTCCGCATCCTGTCCGGCCCCATCGAATCCCAGCGCGGCACGCCGGCACTCATAGGCCAGGATCTGCACCGCCGAGGCCAGATTCAGCGAGCTGTAGTCGGGATTGGCGGGAATCCGGGTCAGCAACTGACAGCGGTCGAGCTCCTCGTTGCTGAGGCCGGTACGCTCCCGGCCGAACAGCAGCGCCACCTCGCCTTCGGCGGCCTCGCTCACCGCCTGACCGGCCGCCGTACGGGGCTCCTGCTCGGGCCAGACCCGACTGCGCGGCCGGGCGCTGGTGCCGAGCACGAAGGTACAGCCCTCAATGGCGGCATCCAGGGAATCGCAGACCACGGCCCCGGCCAGCACGTCGTCCGCCCCGGAGGCCCGCGCCGTGGCGTCGGCATGGGGATAATGCACCGGTCGCACCAGGTACAGCCGGCCCAGCCCCATGGTTTTGAGGGCCCGGGCGGCCGCACCGATATTGCCGGGGTGGGAGGTCTCTATCAGGACCACGCGGACACGGGACAACCGTTCCGGGGACGTTTCGCTGGTGGAATTCATGGCGTCTTGTGGCTACCGAGTCTGCCCGAACGGGTGCGCATTTGGTATCCTGCGCGGCCTGATTATTCTTTTACAACGGGTTGAGGCAACAGCATGCATGCGATGTTAAACGTCGCGGTGAAAGCCGCGCGTGCGGCCGGGAATGTTATCACGCGTCATATCGACCGTGTCGACAACCTGACCATCCGGAGCAAGTCCGCCAACGATTTCGTGAGCGAGGTGGACCATCAGGCTGAGGACGCCATCATCCGCATCCTGAAACGCGCCTACCCACAGCACGCCATTCTCGCCGAGGAAAGCGGCAGCCAGGGCGACAGCGAATACACCTGGATCATCGATCCGCTCGACGGCACCACCAATTTCCTCTACGGCATTCCGCAGTTCGCCACCTCGATCGCCCTGGCGCATCGGGGGCGGATCGAACATGCCGTGATCTTCGACCCCCTCAAAAACGAACTCTTCACCGCCTCGCGCGGCGGCGGCGCCCAGTTGAACAACCGGCGCATGCGGGTCTCCCAGCGCAAGGACCTCAAGGGTGCGCTGCTCGGCACCGGCATCCCGTTCCGGGAAACCCAGAACCTGGATCACTACCTGGAGACCCTGCGCGTTCTGCTGCCAAGTACCGCGGGTGTACGGCGCGCGGGTTCCGCCGCGCTCGACCTCGCGTACGTGGCGGCCGGCCGCTTCGACGGCTTCTGGGAATACGGCCTGCACAGCTGGGATATGGCTGCCGGCGTGCTGCTGGTCCAGGAGGCCGGTGGCATGGTCGCGGAACCCGATGGCGGCGAGAATTACCTGCAAAGCGGCAATGTGGTCGCCGCCGGCCCCAAGGTCTTCAAGGCCATGCTGGAGGCGCTGAAACCCCTCTCCCGCTGAATACCGCCCGGTTTCATCCCCGTGTGACTTGTGCTATACACAGGTCAAATACTCCTATAAGTCTCATCGATGAGCCACCGGGGAGGGGGAGCACGACATGAAGCGAAGCGTCCTAGCGGTCATCATTCCACCGCTCGCCGTGTGCCGCTACGGCTGCGCCGGCTGTTGCGCGGCGCCCATAGGCGTATTCTGGCTGACGGGCATCGTAGGCATTGTTTACGGCCTGTTGGGCGGCCCACTCCAGACCGCTGGCATCAGCTGGGGTACGGTCGGACTGGGCGTCCTGCTATGGGCTATTTCTATCGTCTGGGCTCAGCTGACATTGCGCGCCGCCGATGCCGACCGCTGCCAGGACCGCAAGGTCAGCCCCTTGTGCGCGCGCATCCTGCCGCGCATGGACGAACCCGACCCACTCGATGAGGTAAAGCGCGCCCGCCAGGGATAAGCGATGCAGACAGCGTGGATACCCAACAAAAAGGCCGGAGCAAGCTCCGGCCTTTTTGTTGGCTGCAGATCAGCGGCTCAGGTCAGGGCCGGCCATCGAGATCAGCCCCCTCTTTCTTCACGGGCATGAGATCCTTCTTGCTGACCCCCATCACCAGCGCCAGCGCGCTGGCGATATAGATGGAGGAATAGGTACCGACCACGACACCGACCAGCAGCGCGAGCGCGAAATCGTGGATGACGCTGCCGCCGAGGAAGAACATCGAAACCAGCACCAGCACCACCGTCAACGAGGTGATAATGGTCCGTGACAGGGTCTGATTGATCGCCTCGTTGGTGATTTCCAGCGGCGTCCCCTTGCGGCGCCTGCGGAAGTTTTCACGCACGCGGTCGAAGACCACGATGGTGTCGTTCAATGAATAACCTATCAGGGCCAGCAGGGCCGCCAGCACCGTAAGATCGAATTCCAGATGCGTGACGGCGAACACGCCCAGCGTGATCGTCACATCGTGCACCAGCGCGACCACCGCGCCGACCGCAAAGCGATATTCGAAACGCAACGCGACATAGATCAGGATGGCGATAATGGTGTAGATCAGCGCCAGTCCGCCGTCCTCGCGCAACTCCTTGCCTACGCTCGGCCCCACGAACTCCACGCGGCGCAGCGTCAGGGTCTCATCCTTCGCCTGTTTCTGAAGGGTCTGGAACACCCGGTCGCCGATCTTGGAGCGCTCCTCATCGCGTTGCGGCGCCACGCGGATCAGCACATCCTGAGCGGTTCCGAAGTGAGTGGCCTTGGCATCCTTGAAACCCGCGTCATCCAATGCTTTGCGGATGGGATCGAGCGCGGCCGGCTTGCTGTAGCCGATCTCGATCACCGTCCCGCCGGTGAAATCGATACCGAAGTTCAGGCCGCGCACCGCGAGGGCGACGATGGACAGCAGGACGAGAGTGACTGAAATCGACATCCACAGGTAACGCTTACCCATGAAGTCGATGTGCGTGTTGATACGGAACATCGTCCTTTCTCCTTAAACCGCCAGCGACTTCACGCGCCGCCTGCCGTAGATCAGGTTGACGACCGCGCGCGTGCCCATGATGGCCGTGAACATCGAGGTGGCAATACCGATCGACAGGGTCACCGCGAACCCCTTCACCGGACCGGTACCGAAGATGAACAGGATCAGGGCCGCGATCAGCGTGGTGATATTCGAGTCGGCGATGGTGCCGAAGGCGCGCTCATAGCCGGCCTGGATACTCGCCTGCGGCGAATTGCCGTTGCGCAATTCCTCGCGTATTCGCTCGAATATGAGCACGTTGGCGTCCACCGCCATACCGATGGTCAGGGTGATACCGGCGATACCCGGCAGCGTCAGGGTCGCTTGTATCATCGACATGATGGCGACGATCAACACCAGGTTGAGCACCAGGGCGAGGTTGGCGATCAGGCCGAAGACCCGGTAATACAGGGCCATGAAGATCACCACCAGGATCAGGCCGATTACCGCGGACTTGAAGCCCTGCTCGATGTTGTCCTTGCCCAGGCTCGGTCCGACGGTACGCTCCTCGACGATCTGCATCGGGGCCGCCAGTGCGCCGGCGCGCAGCAGCAGCGCCAGGTTGCGCGCCTCGCGCGGATTGTCCAGGCCGGTGATCTGGAAGCGTTTGCTGAGCTGCTCCTGGATGCGGGCGACGTTGATGACCTCTTCCACCTTGCGGGTGGTCTTGATCAGCTTGTCGCCGACCTTTTTCACTTCCGGCTTGGTCTCGATATAGACCACCGCCATGAGCTTTTTGACGTTCTCGCGTGTGGCGCGGGAGAAGAGCCGCGCGCCCTTGCCGTCCAGGGTGATGAACACCGCCGGGGTGCCGCTCTGCTGGTCCAGACCGGACGAGGCGTCGGTGATGTAGTCACCGGTGAGCATGACGCGATTCTTGAGCAGGATCGGCTGGCCATTGCGCTCGTGATAAAGCTTGTCGCCGGGCGGGATCTCGCCGCTGCGCACCGCGTCGTAGGGGTTGGCCTGTTCGTCGACGAGGCGGAACTCCAGCGCGGCGGTCGCGCCGAGGATCTCCTTGGCGCGCGCGGTGTCCTGCACCCCGGGCAGCTGCACGACGATGCGATTGACGCCCTGCTGCTGGATCACCGGTTCGGCCACGCCCAGCTCGTTGACGCGCTTGCGCAGGGTGGTCATGTTCTGGTCCACCGCAAAGCGCTCGGTCTGCGCCTGGGCCTGCTTGCTCATGGCCGCCGTCAGCTCGAAGCCGCTATCGGTTTGCGCCGAGCTGAAAGCCAGCTCGCTGTGGTATTGCGATTGCAGCGCGTTCTCCGCGGCATCCCGGCTCTTGGCGTCGCGGAATTTCAGGACCACGCCGCGCTGCGTATCGCTGACATCGGCATAGCGGATGTTCTTTTCACGCAGGAAGCTGCGGAATTCCCCGGCGTAATTCTGGTAGGAGCGCTTGAGCACGCCCTGCATGTCCACTTCCATCAGGAAGTAAACGCCGCCGCGCAGGTCCAGACCCAGATACATGGGCTTCGCATCGAACAGCCGCAGCCACTCGGGCGTCGATGGCGCCAGGTTGACGGCCGCCACGTAGCCGTTGCCCAAAGCGGCCTTGATCACGTCCACGGCCGCCAGCTGGGTCTCGGTGTCGTTGAACCGTACCAGCAGGCTGTCGCCGCGGCGCTTGGCGCTTTTGTACTGATACCCCTGCTGCTTCAGCACGCTCTCGACGGTCTGCAGCGTGCCTTCAGTGACCTCGCTGGAGCCGCTGGGGGATACCTGAATGGCCGGGTCTTCCGGGTACAGGTTGGGTAGCGCGTAGACGGTCCCGACCACCAACACGGCCAGGATCAGCAGATACTTCCACAGGGGATATCGATTCATGTGGACCTGAGGGTGGGATTATTGTGATTTGAGGGTACCCTTGGGCAGGACCTGCGCAACGGCCTGCCGTTGAACCTTGATCTCGACGCCGGTGCCGATCTCGAGGGTCAGGAAGTTGTCGCCGACGTTGGTGATCTTGCCGACCAGGCCGCCGTTCGTCGCGATCTCGTCGCCCTTGGAAAGGCCCTCGACCATCTGCCGATGCTCTTTGGCGCGCTTCTGCTGAGGCCGAATCAGCATGAAATACATGAGCGCAAAGAAGATGACGATCATGATCAGGAAAGACAGACCGCCCCCGGCGGGGGCTTGGCCGGCGGGTGCTCCGCTCTGGGCCATCGCGTCGTGAATGAAGAAGCTCATTTTGACAGTCCTCGGCTTGTGGGCCAGCGCTTAAAGGGCCGGCATTATGACACACTCGGCACGGATTTCGAGCGCAGGCGGTAAAACTCCGCCACGAACGCATCGAGCGTGTCGGCGGCGATCGCTTCGCGCAGGCCGCGCATAAGTTCCTGATAGTAAAAAAGGTTGTGAATCGTGTTCAAACGCGCACCGAGAATCTCGCCGCACTTGTCCAGATGACGCAGATAGGCACGGGAATAATTCCGGCAGGTGTAGCAGCCACAGTGCTCGTCCAGCGGGCGCGTGTCATGCTGATAGCTGCTGTTGCGGATGCGCACCACACCCTCATGCGTGAACAGATGGCCGTTGCGGGCGTTACGGGTGGGCAGCACGCAGTCGAACATGTCCACCCCGCGCCGCACCGCCTCGACGATATCCTCCGGCTTGCCTACCCCCATCAGATAACGCGGCCGATCCTGCGGCAGCAACGGCATGGTGCTATCCAGCACCATCAGCCGCTCCGCTTCCGGCTCGCCGACCGAAAGCCCGCCGATGGCATAACCGTCGAAGCCGATGTCGACCAGACCGGCCGCCGATTCCGCACGCAGTTCGGGATACATGCCGCCCTGCACGATACCGAACAGGGCTGCAGGATTGTCGCCATGCGCCGCCTTGGAACGCGCCGCCCAACGCAACGACAGGGACATCGAGTCGCGGGCCTGCTGTTCGGTCGCCGGATAAGGCGTGCACTCGTCGAAGATCATCACGATGTCCGAGCCCAGCTCCCGCTGAACCTGCATGGACGACTCCGGGGTAAGCGTCACCGGACTGCCGTCCACGGGGGACTGGAACTTCACCCCCTGTTCCGAAATGCGCCGCATCTCGGCCAGGCTGAAGACCTGGAAGCCGCCGGAATCGGTCAGGATCGGGCCTTCCCAGTGCATGAAGTCGTGCAGGTCGCCGTGCAGGCGGATGATCTCCGTACCGGGGCGCAGCA encodes:
- a CDS encoding IscS subfamily cysteine desulfurase yields the protein MTDDLNLPIYLDYAATTPVDERVAERMWGYLTRSGEYGNPASRSHAFGWKAEEAVEAARAEIAALIGADAKEIVFTSGATESDNLALKGAAHFYQKKGKHLVTVKTEHKAVLDTCRQLEREGYEVTYLDPQPDGLVDLGALESALREDTVLVSVMHVNNEMGVIQDIAAIGELTRSRGILFHVDAAQSAGKVPIDLSQLNVDLLSLSGHKVYGPKGIGALYVRRKPRVRLEAQMHGGGHERGMRSGTLATHQIVGMGEAFRIAREEMGTEAERIRMLRNRLHAGLNDLEEVYLNGHPEHHVPGILNLSFNFVEGESLIMALKDIAVSSGSACTSASLEPSYVLRALGRDDELAHSSIRFSIGRYTTVEEIDYTIDHVRRAVLKLRELSPLWDMYKEGIDLKSVEWVAH
- the iscR gene encoding Fe-S cluster assembly transcriptional regulator IscR, yielding MRLTTKGRYAVTAMLDLALHSAKGPVSLAEISSRQGISLSYLEQLFARLRRKGLVVSTRGPGGGYSLSREAGEIAIAEVITAVDENVDTTRCGGAADCQGHKQCLTHDLWSDLSAQIYNFLSGISLGELMARKGVQEVAARQEAQNNRHIPIESAHAEA
- the cysE gene encoding serine O-acetyltransferase, encoding MFTRIKEDIACVFERDPAARNVFEVVTTYPGLHALLMHRLAHWLWEAGLRWLARVTANVARWYTGIEIHPAASIGRRFFIDHGMGVVIGETAEIGDDCTLYHGVTLGGTSWEKGKRHPTLVGNVVIGAGAKVLGPITIGDGARIGSNAVVIKDVPDGATVVGIPGRVVRGAGAEAPSRESFAERLGFDAYGVTRNVPDPVSHAFNRLLDHVHALDRRVEETSHALRKMGVEVDDSRLPKIESELEDDDGEGQGKEDNT
- a CDS encoding RNA methyltransferase; this translates as MNSTSETSPERLSRVRVVLIETSHPGNIGAAARALKTMGLGRLYLVRPVHYPHADATARASGADDVLAGAVVCDSLDAAIEGCTFVLGTSARPRSRVWPEQEPRTAAGQAVSEAAEGEVALLFGRERTGLSNEELDRCQLLTRIPANPDYSSLNLASAVQILAYECRRAALGFDGAGQDAEVPDLGEPLAPSEDIEGFYDHLQTVLGELGFLKTDTPEHLMRQLRRLYARTRLTRNEVNILRGILSAVQGRKLPQHNKK
- a CDS encoding inositol monophosphatase family protein, which gives rise to MHAMLNVAVKAARAAGNVITRHIDRVDNLTIRSKSANDFVSEVDHQAEDAIIRILKRAYPQHAILAEESGSQGDSEYTWIIDPLDGTTNFLYGIPQFATSIALAHRGRIEHAVIFDPLKNELFTASRGGGAQLNNRRMRVSQRKDLKGALLGTGIPFRETQNLDHYLETLRVLLPSTAGVRRAGSAALDLAYVAAGRFDGFWEYGLHSWDMAAGVLLVQEAGGMVAEPDGGENYLQSGNVVAAGPKVFKAMLEALKPLSR
- the secF gene encoding protein translocase subunit SecF; the encoded protein is MFRINTHIDFMGKRYLWMSISVTLVLLSIVALAVRGLNFGIDFTGGTVIEIGYSKPAALDPIRKALDDAGFKDAKATHFGTAQDVLIRVAPQRDEERSKIGDRVFQTLQKQAKDETLTLRRVEFVGPSVGKELREDGGLALIYTIIAILIYVALRFEYRFAVGAVVALVHDVTITLGVFAVTHLEFDLTVLAALLALIGYSLNDTIVVFDRVRENFRRRRKGTPLEITNEAINQTLSRTIITSLTVVLVLVSMFFLGGSVIHDFALALLVGVVVGTYSSIYIASALALVMGVSKKDLMPVKKEGADLDGRP
- the secD gene encoding protein translocase subunit SecD; this encodes MNRYPLWKYLLILAVLVVGTVYALPNLYPEDPAIQVSPSGSSEVTEGTLQTVESVLKQQGYQYKSAKRRGDSLLVRFNDTETQLAAVDVIKAALGNGYVAAVNLAPSTPEWLRLFDAKPMYLGLDLRGGVYFLMEVDMQGVLKRSYQNYAGEFRSFLREKNIRYADVSDTQRGVVLKFRDAKSRDAAENALQSQYHSELAFSSAQTDSGFELTAAMSKQAQAQTERFAVDQNMTTLRKRVNELGVAEPVIQQQGVNRIVVQLPGVQDTARAKEILGATAALEFRLVDEQANPYDAVRSGEIPPGDKLYHERNGQPILLKNRVMLTGDYITDASSGLDQQSGTPAVFITLDGKGARLFSRATRENVKKLMAVVYIETKPEVKKVGDKLIKTTRKVEEVINVARIQEQLSKRFQITGLDNPREARNLALLLRAGALAAPMQIVEERTVGPSLGKDNIEQGFKSAVIGLILVVIFMALYYRVFGLIANLALVLNLVLIVAIMSMIQATLTLPGIAGITLTIGMAVDANVLIFERIREELRNGNSPQASIQAGYERAFGTIADSNITTLIAALILFIFGTGPVKGFAVTLSIGIATSMFTAIMGTRAVVNLIYGRRRVKSLAV
- the yajC gene encoding preprotein translocase subunit YajC, whose protein sequence is MSFFIHDAMAQSGAPAGQAPAGGGLSFLIMIVIFFALMYFMLIRPQQKRAKEHRQMVEGLSKGDEIATNGGLVGKITNVGDNFLTLEIGTGVEIKVQRQAVAQVLPKGTLKSQ
- the tgt gene encoding tRNA guanosine(34) transglycosylase Tgt — protein: MEFELLHRDGLARRGRLNFPRGVVETPAFMPVGTYGTVKAMTPEELTGLGAQIILGNTFHLMLRPGTEIIRLHGDLHDFMHWEGPILTDSGGFQVFSLAEMRRISEQGVKFQSPVDGSPVTLTPESSMQVQRELGSDIVMIFDECTPYPATEQQARDSMSLSLRWAARSKAAHGDNPAALFGIVQGGMYPELRAESAAGLVDIGFDGYAIGGLSVGEPEAERLMVLDSTMPLLPQDRPRYLMGVGKPEDIVEAVRRGVDMFDCVLPTRNARNGHLFTHEGVVRIRNSSYQHDTRPLDEHCGCYTCRNYSRAYLRHLDKCGEILGARLNTIHNLFYYQELMRGLREAIAADTLDAFVAEFYRLRSKSVPSVS